The genomic segment GTCACTGACGCTGTTGATTGGCGTACGGCTCCGGGATGTGGAGGTGATTGAGGGTGGGCCACATGTATGGAGTCAGGGGAATGCAGCGGGGCTGGATCGAGTGCGGCGGACTGGGAGTGAGGAGTGTGATTACTGGGCGCCGCTCTGAGAGTTGGCCAGAGCTGTCTCATCCCGTAACAGGAGACATCGCTCTTGGGGTGATCAGCACGACACCGCTTTAGTGAGTTTCAGGCGAAGGTCGCAGGGAACTTGAGCGCTTTCAGATGGCCCGCTTCATGATCCATTGGTGCGCCCCAGATCCCACCAACGAGAAGTACACGCAGGCGATCGTCGACTACATCAAAGGCGGAAAGCCTATGGATGAGTACGCGGGCTTCAAGGTGTTGGCACGTCAGATCCACCCTCACCTTGGTGGAGGCGTGCTTCTTGTGGAAGCCGACAATCTGGCCGCAGTGCAAAAACATACTTATCCCTGGACAAAGGGTCTCGGCGTTACCGCGACGATCACTCCTGGTCTCAGCGATGAGGAGTATGTCGAGCTTGAAGAGAGCATGAGCAGCTGATCTGTTTCAACGGGAAATCCCGTTGATCAGATGTCGATCACGTTGGGCGTTCCACCAAAGGCTCATCAGTCGGAATCACGACCGAATGGTGCCTGGAAGGGCTGATTGGCAACGTCAAACCTGAGGCGCATGGGTGGACGCTTCAGGATCAGCGCCTGTCTGAGCGTCTTCTGGAGCCCTCTCAGCGCGCTTTTGAATGGATTTACCTAATTCCGTGGGGTACAACAGCCCTAGAATTGGGTCATGGGCCGATCCACCGCCACCCGACACCGTCAGCCAGGCAGCCTCCGCCGCGTTTCCAAGACGGCGCGCGGCCGAAAATATGAGCGTTGGCAATGGCGCACCCATCGGCAGACGGACACTGGGTGGGCCACTGTCGATGTGGAGCTGGGCGAGCGCCTGACTGGGCTACGCACTCGCACCCTGATCGCGCTGGGCGAGCTGTCTGCACCTTTGTTGGTTGAGCGCTGGGCACGTTGGCATTTCCGCTCTTGGAACGACATGCCCGCATTCACGGGTCGCCCTGCTGGAGCGAAGCAGCGCTCGGCTTGGTGGTGCGAGCTGCCTCGTCAGAGCGATGGTTCCATTCGCATCCGTTTCCGTTCTGTTGACGGCAGTTATGACTTCCGCCGCCGCGGTGCCCGTAGTGCCATCACCAGTGCCGAGGAGCTTGCAACCTCACTGTGGCGTTGCCTGACGGCTGATCCGATTGTGGAGTTGGGACGGCTGCAGTGGTTTGAGTCAGAGGCCCAAACCCAGATCGAAAAGATTGCGGAGGAGCAATTGGAGCTGCGTCGCCAGCGCCGTGTAGGTGATCTGAGCCAGCGTGATTTCGAGGCTGATGAGCGTGACACCTACCTTCGTCTTGAGCGCTGGGAGGCGATGCAAGCTGCCGTCAGAACTCGATGGGATGAGCTGTTGGCGGAGATGGTGGCCGCCCTACCGCGCACTCGTCGGGACGAGCTGAAGCCTCGGATTGTGATGCAGGCTGATCGGCTGCAAAGCGACAGCAAGCAACTGCAGAAATGGCGCGACGATCATTGGGTGGACAACACCCTTGAGTGGCGGGTCTGAAGCTGCTCATGCGCTGGCTGGAACAGCTGTCGCGTCACAGTTCAACCGTGACAAATCCAGCCACCACGCCTCAACGCATGAGGGTGCTGGATATCAGCTGGCTCCCAAAATCCGCTCGTAAACCTCAGTCGTTGTCTCTGTTGTCGCCGTGACGTAATAGGCGCTGTGAGTCAGCTCGCTGTGGCCCATGGCCATCGCAACTGAGGCTCCAGGGATACCCCGCAGGTGCGACCTGACGCTGTAGCTGTTCCTGAAGCTGTATGGCCTCAGCCACTTTCCCTGCTCTTCAAATGCCGCGGCCCAATTGCGCCAGAGTTTCTGACGACCCAGATACTGAGCAACAGCTTGGCCTCGTTCCTTCAAGGGCGGGAACGGCAGCAGGTTGGCGTTCAGAGCTGCAGCGAGATCGTTGGCAGGGACGTCCCCGTCAGGTCCGGTTATGGGAACCGCCTGTAACCAGCGCGGCTTGGTTTCCGTTTTGGTGGTGCGCCCCCCAGCTGCCTTCCGATAACTGCACCAGAGCTGGAGCTTTCGGGTTGTGGGGTTCACCTTGGAGATGAGGTGCGTCAGCTCTTCTGGCCTCAATCCGTAGACGGCCATCACCAGCAAGGCGTTGCGCCATTCGTCAGTAGGCACTGAATCCAGCAGTTCCAAGATCTGAACGTCGCTCAGGATCGCGATTTCGCGTTGTTCCTTGGCCTTGCCGTTCCCCGCCAGCATGACCTTCTGGTGCTGGGGAAGGATCCAATCGGCGTCCAGCCCTTCGTGAGCAACGCCATAAGTGAGCAGGCGATTGACGGCCCCAACGCATTGCTGCCTGGCGCGGGGTTTGTCCGTCCAACCGCCGGTGGTGATGACAGTGTCGATCAGCTTGTAAGGACTGCTGGGTGCGTTTTTGCCCAACAGCACCGTGATGGCCTGATCGCAGTAGGTGCGCTCCAGCTGGATGGTTTTGTCGCTGACCTGCTTGCCGTTCTGTTGGCGATCCCGGTAGTAAGCGGCGCCGATGGCCTTCCAGTTGATTCCGCCGATTGCTGTCGGCACCCCTGGCTGAGGTTCCTCCTCGTCAATTGAAAAAAGGTCAGCCCAAGCCTGATCAAGGGAGATCGGTGGATCACCGCTGACAGCGTTGTGCAGAGCGCTGACGATTTCGGTCACCGGCCCGATGCAGCCCACCTCCCATTGGAGGTCAGGGAGGTTCTTCGACCAGCAGCTCATCTTTCCATTGATGGCTTTTCGGACCCTCAGGTGAACGTAGCCCCGATGGTTGTTGACCGACCAGCCGCGAGGGACGCCAGCGGCCTTGATCGACGCCTTCAAGGCCGGGCCGAAATCGAAAGTTTTTGCCTTTGCCATGGCTTCCGCGAGTTGCTGCTTGCAATCTCCAGTGACCTCAATATGCCAAAAACTGGAGACAAAGTGGAGACATGCAACAAAAAACCCGCCTGGTGGCGGGCGAGGATTGGCTAAAAGCCTTGGTGTGACTGATGGGCGATCACAGGATCGAACTGTGGACAGCCTGCTTGTAAGGCAGGTGCTCTACCGCTGAGCTAATCGCCCTGACGTGGAGATTCTGCCCGAACACGGCACGCTGAAACCAATCCTCTGCGCCGCGCTGCCATGGCCTCCGGTCGCAACCACGATCGCGCCACGTCCCTGATCTTTCTGCCATTCGGACTTCTGCTGGGCCTCCTGATGGGCCATTGGTGCGGACTGATCGGCGGGTTCGCCTTCCTCGTTGGGGGGCTTTGGCTTTCGCCCGACCTTGACACGCGCTCCAATGCCTTGCATCGCTGGGGCCCCCTGGCCTTCCTGTGGTGGCCGTACCGCCGATCGTTGCGCCATCGTTCCGTTTGGTCCCACGGCCCCCTGGTTGGCACGACTGGGCGCCTGTTGCTGCTGGCAGCTTGGTTGTGGTGTCTTCTGACTGTGATCCCCGGTGCAGATTGGAGCACCTGCTTGGGTTGGATAACCCGATGGTTCCAGGCGCAGCCCCAACAGACCCTGGCCATGCTGATTGGGCTGGAGGCGAGCGTTTGGTTGCACCTGATCCTCGATGGGGATCCGTATCCGGTTGAGTGGCACCAAAGTCGCCGGCAATGAGAGGGTGGGCGCGCTTGTCCTCTGCTGATCCATGGCTGAGTCCAGCAGCGCTGCACTCCTGAAACTGATTGATGTGGTTGCCCGCCTGAGGGACCCAAGCGACGGTTGTCCATGGGATCTGGAACAGACCCACCGCTCGCTGGCGCCCTATGTGCTGGAGGAAGCCCATGAAGTGGCTGACGCCATCCGCCACGGCGATGACGATCACCTTTGCGAAGAACTCGGAGATCTTCTGCTGCAGGTGGTGCTTCATGCTCAGATCGCCAGCGAAAACCAGCGTTTCGACCTGGCTCAGGTGGCCGATGCAATCAGCGCGAAGTTGATACGGCGCCACCCCCATGTCTTCGGCGGCGAACCGCGCAGCTGGGAGGCGATCAAAGCCGAAGAACAAGCTCAGAACGGCACTGACTCAGCGAGTCCGCTCAGTGATCTCCTGGCTAAGAAAGTACGCGGTCAACCAGCTTTGGCCGGTGCGATGACCATCTCCAAGAAGGCCGCGAAAGCCGGATTTGAATGGGAGAACCTCAGTGGTGTCTGGGACAAGGTAAGCGAAGAGCTCGCTGAACTTCAGGAGGCGATCGCCAGCGGAAACAGTCAGCACGCTCAGGAGGAACTCGGCGATGCCCTGTTCACCCTGGTGAATGTGGCGCGTTGGTGCGGCATTGATCCTGAAGAGGGCCTGGCTGGGACAAATCGGCGTTTTCTCGACCGGTTTTCCCGGGTTGAATCAGCCCTCGGAGGGGACCTTCAAGGCCGCAGTCTCAAGGAACTTGAAGTGCTCTGGCAGCAAGCCAAAGCAGACATTCGATCAAAAACGATGGGCCCCGAAGGCTGATCACCGTGAGTTGTTGAAAAAGACGGCGGAATGACCGTGAGGAGTGGTCAATCCGCGTCCACCATTACAAAAACACCACATGTGGTGCCTGTCAATTTTTTGACACCAGATCTGGATCATCAGGCCTCAACCAGTTCATGCCTCAGAAAACGGATAGCAGCAGCCCAGGCACGATCGGCCAACTCCGGATCCCAGCGCCAGCCTTCATCCCGCATGAAAGTGTGATTCGCTTCGTAGAGATGGGTTTCATGGCGCAGACCGGATAGAGCCTGGAGGATCTGTTCATGGGCTTCAGGGGGCACATGTGGGTCCTCCGTCCCAAAGACCGTGAACAAAGCCCCTTGAATCTCAGCCACCCGCTGCAGTGAATCGGCAACACCGCGGCCCAGTTGTCCGTTTTGAAGGCCTGTTGGGTAGAGGCAAGCCGTCGCCTTCACCTCCGCATGCAGTGCAGCACGAAAAGCAAGATGACCGCGGATGCAGAACCCCATGGCGCCAAGCTGATCGGCGTCCACATCCCGGTCCGTCGCCAACCACTGCAACAGCGCTTCTGTATCGGCGTCGTAAGCGGTGATGGCGGTACGTCGAGCGTCATCGTTCCCCCGGAGACGGCCCATCGCATCCGGTTGAAGCACCGTGCCTGGCGGTTCAAGACGATGAAAAATCTCTGGCGCAGCCACCAAAAAGCCGTAGCCGGCAAGGCGTTTCGCCAAACGCAGCATCGGATCACCCAGCTGATAGATGTCGGAATAAAAAACAATCCCGGGATGAGGACCATCCCCAGTCGGCCTGGCCACATGCACCCGCATCAGACTCTCGTCAACCGTGAGCCCGATGGTCTGCTGCTCAATCCGCATGGCAGGCGGCGCATCATTCGTCGAGTCTTGGTCGTTGACGGCGCTGCCGCTTGAGCTCCCCGCGTTTTTTCTTGGCCTCCAGACGTCGCTTGACAGCCCCGCGTCCAGGTCTGGTTGCTTTGCGCTGGGCCGGAAGCGGTTTGAGAGCCTGACGCAGAAGAGTCGCCAGGCGATCCATGGCCAGCTGACGGTTCCGCCACTGGGAGCGTTCCTCAGCAACCACCACCCGCAGACAACCATCAACGAGGCGGGGGGTCAGCCTCTCTTTGAGGCAAGCAAGGCGAAAGGGTCCGAGTCCTGAGCACGTGTCGAGGTCGAGCATGAGCTCAACCCGGGAATCAGTGGTGTTCACACCCTGTCCCCCAGGGCCAGAGGCCCTGCTGAAGCGCCACTGCAGGTCCCTGGCGGGAATCGTGATCCGTTCATCAACGATCAGATCCTGAACCATGCCGAGCGATGGAGCCGCGATCACCTCGCCCCTAACAATGGCGGGTTCAGGTCCATCCCGTTGGCAACGAACTGAAGGACAGCAAGCGGCCAGAGCGTGGAAGCAACCACTACCTGTTGTGTTCGGTTGTCGCAGAGACACTACATGGAGAGTCCTGAACCACCAGAGAGTTAGCTGGAAGCATCCATGCTCGAATCGCGATGAGCGGCTGGATCGACGAGGAACATCGAGGCGTGCGATACGGATTGGCCGGCGAGGTGCTGATTGAAGAGATCAGCCCGTTTCAGCGAATCACCGTTGTCAGCAGTGAACGCTATGGCAGGGGCCTGATGCTCGATGGCTGCTGGATGACGGCGGAAGGGCAGGAACGCCAGTACCACGAAGCTCTGGTTCATCCCGCCCTGTGCTCTGCGGCCTCACTTGAACGCGTGCTGGTGATTGGTGGCGGCGATGGGGGAACGGCCCGTGAATGCCTGCGCCACGGGGATGTGAAACAACTTGACCTCGTCGAGATTGACGCCCGTGTGGTGGAACTCAGCCGGCTCCACCTCGCCGCGATCGGGGGCGGCGCCTGGAATGATCCACGTCTGCAGCTCACCATCGGTGACGGCATCGCCTGGGTCGCCAATGCACCAGCGGACAGCTACGACGTCATCCTTGTCGACGGATCCGATCCAGCAGGTCCTGCCGAAGGGCTCTTCAACCAGGTCTTCTTTGAACATTGCCGGCGCATCCTGAGGCCGGGGGGCGTGTTCGCCACCCAAAGCGAATCACCGGAGGCGTTCCGTGATGTGCATCTGGCGATGGTGCGGTTGATCCGAGAGGTCTTCGGTCACGCTGATCCTCTCTACGGCTGGGTTCCGATGTACCCCAGCGGCATGTGGAGCTGGACCTTCGCCGCTGTCGATGGCCCCCGCTACCGACAGCCTCATGCCGGTCGCGCGAAACACGTTGCTGATGGCTGTGAGCTGTGGAGTCCGCGTTGGCAGGAGGGAGCCTTTCTCGCCATGCCGGCCTTCATCGAAAGAGAACTGAACCGTCAGCGATGAACGACCTTTTCGATACCGATGGAACGATCTTCATGGGAGCCCAGCGCAATCCTGACCACTGCCAGGTGGGGTTGTTTGGCGTTCCCTATGACGGCACCACCTCATTCAGGCCCGGCACCCGTTTCGGTCCTGCAGCGATCCGCGAGGTGAGCCAGGGGCTGGAGAGCTACTGCCCGCAGCTCGACCGAGACCTGGACGACATCGCCTTCGCTGATCTCGGGGCGGTGGAGATTCCCTTTGGCGCTCCACAACCGGTGGTTGACGCGGTTCTGAAGGCGACGCAGGCCGTGCTCTCCAAGGGGCTCAAACCGCTGATACTGGGAGGCGAGCACTCGATCAGCTCCGGTGCCGTGGAGGCTGTCGCTGCCAAGCATCCCGATCTTGTTCTGCTGCAACTCGATGCCCATGCCGACCTCAGGGAGACCTGGTTGGGAGCACGTCACAGCCATGCCTGCGCCATGCGTCGCTGTCTCGACGTCCTGCCCAGTGGTGATCTTCTGCAACTCTCCATCCGCAGCGGCACCCGCGAGGAATTTCAGGAACTGCGGCGCACTGGCCGCCTGATCGCGAACGCGCAGAGCCTGGAAACCGCCTTGGTCCCATGGAGGGGCAGGCCGCTCTATCTGACGGTTGACCTGGACTGGTTCGATCCCTCTGTCCTGCCAGGAACCGGCACTCCTGAACCCGGCGGATATCACTGGCAGGATTTCGCCGACGTGATCGATGTGCTGAAACGCCATCGTCTCGTTGCAGCCGACGTGGTGGAACTCGCGCCTCAACTCGACAGCAGTGGTGTCAGCTCCGTGCTGGCGGCCAAGGTGTGCCGCAGCCTGCTCCTGCTTCTGGGCTCTGACCCGACTCCGATCTAATAGAAATGGCTGGCGTCGATACGCTGTTCCCTCAGACGGGCATGCTGGCGCCCCAATAAATCCAGGACCAGGGTTGGATGTTTATGAATCAAGGTCAGAAAACTGGCGCGGTTCAATCGAATCAACGAAAGCGGTGTCAAAGCCCTTGCATCGCAGCTGTGCAACTCGCTGGTCTCCACCAAATCGCGATAGAAGAACAACTCGCCAAGTCCGTAGCGAATCCTGTTCCTTGGCCCGATGCTGAGTTCAACCAATCCGCGCTGAATCACGTAGACAGCCTGCACCGGTTCACCTTGTCTGTAGACAAGGGAACCGGTCGGAAACGTCAGCCGGTCACCTTCCGGATGATCCAGAAACAGCTGCAGCGGAGTGGCTTTGGTCGTTGAGGCCTGCAATGCAGACGTTGAAGTTACCGGTGCATTGTGAACAGGGAAACCCTGTTGTGAAGTCGTTCACAACACACAGGGGAAACGTTGATGAACCATTGCGACCATTGACCAACAACGACGTTCACGCAAGAGCACGATCCAGCTCCAGCTGACGATCGAAGTCAACAGCGGTCGCCTCGTTCAGACACGGAAGTTGCGGAGAGCGGGGCGTCCAGTGGTGGCAGACCACCAGCTCAGCCACCTCGGCATGCACCTCAAGTTGCCTCAGCCGGCACCATCCGGCTTGACCAGCCTCTCCTGAACAGTGCTGACAGGTTCGACAACTGAGCCTGCTTGCCAAGGGAAGCCCCGGAAGGACGCTCAGGGTAAGGACGGTTTTGGAAATGGACGCGCATTAAACCAAGATCTGCCAAATCACTTCCATTTGCTGAAGACCTCCATAAGATTGCGCGTCCTCCCCTGTTGTTGATGCCATTACTCCGCACTCCCCTGCATGACCTCTGTCTGGAGAGCGGCGGACGGATGGTGCCATTCGCCGGCTGGGAAATGCCTGTGCAGTTCAGCGGACTGGTTCAGGAGCACTCCGCCGTTCGGGAGAGCGTCGGAGTCTTCGACATCTCCCATATGGGAGTGCTGAGGTTGGAAGGCCCGACCCCCAAAGACGCCCTGCAACAGCTGGTACCCAGTGATCTGCACAGGATCGGCCCTGGCGAAGCCTGTTACACCGTCATGCTCAATGAATCCGGAGGCATCCGCGACGATCTGATCGTCTACGACCTGGGAGCCATTGATGGCCAGAACGGTGCTCTTGTCCTGGTGATCAATGCCGCCTGTGCGGACAGCGATACAGCCTGGATCCGCGAACGAATGGAACCGGCCGGCCTCACGGTCACTGACGTCAAGGACGGCGGCGTTCTGCTGGCCCTGCAAGGACCCAAGGCCATCGCCCTGTTGGAGCGGCTCAGCGGCAGTGATCTCAGCGGGTTGCCACGGTTCGGACATCGAAACCTGACGCTGGATGGGCTCAGCCATCCCGTGTTCACCGCCCGGACCGGCTACACCGGCGAAGACGGCGTCGAAGTGCTGCTCAGTGCGCAGGATGGTCGTCTGCTGTGGGAACGATTGCTCAGAGAGGGTGTCACTCCCTGTGGACTTGGCGCCCGCGACACCTTGCGGCTCGAGGCGGCGATGCATCTCTACGGACAGGACATGGACGAGACCACAACTCCCTTCGAAGCCGGACTCGGCTGGCTGGTGCACCTTGAAATGCCGGCGGATTTCATCGGTCGGAAGGCCCTCGAAAGCGCTGCCGAGCGCGGTCCCAACAAGCGACTGGTCGGCCTGAAGCTGCCGGGTCGTGCCATCGCACGGCACGACTATCCAGTGCTGCACAACAACGAAACCGTTGGGTCGATCACCAGTGGCAGCTGGTCTCCCACCCTTGCTGAACCGATCGCTCTGGCCTTCGTTCCCGCCGCTCTGGCCAAGCTGGGGACGGAACTCAAGGTTTCGATCCGGGGGCGTGAATCATCGGCCGTTGTGGTCAAGCGACCCTTCTACAAACGGCAGGCATGATCCAAGCGAGCAGGAACTGACCAGACTGCAGGCAATCCCAGAGCGGCAGCATGGTTGAGCTGGTGATGCAGGAGATCGTTCCTCTGATCGCCCTCGCCTTGGCTGGCGTCGCCGGCGGTCGCTTCTTTGATTTCAAGCAGGGCAGCGAAAAAATTCTGACCCACTTCGTTCTCTGGCTTGCAGGTCCATCGGCCCTCTTCCTGGCGATCCAGAACAGCTCCGCTGATGCACTGCTGGATGCCGGCGTCAGCGTCACCAGCCTCCTGGTTTTTTCCGTGACCTATCTGGGGACGGTCCTGGTTCATCGCTACTGGCTGGGCCACGCAGTTGCGGACGGCGCCATCGCTGCCTGCTGCACCACGTCGATGAACCTGATCATGATCGGATTGCCAATCTCCCTCAGCGTTGCCGGAGATCAGGCGGGAGCGGTGGTGGCCATCAATGCCCTGTTGTCCCTGGTGATTTTCGTCCCTGTCACGGTGGCCTTGCTGAACCCTTCAACCCCTGAGCAGGGGGATGCCTCGTCAGGGGTTGGCAGTCACATCGCCAGCTCGCTGGGCAATCCCCTGGTGATTGGCACATTGATCGGACTGGTTGTTCTCAGCCTTCACATCACCATTCCCTCGAGCATTGAACACACACTCAGTCTCCTCAAGGAGGCGAGCGTTCCCGTCGGAATGGTGGCCCTCGGCCTCACCGTGAATTCCATCGGCCTGCACTCCATCAACCGGGAAGTTCTGCTGATGTGCGGAACCAAAATGGTGATCGTGCCCGCCATCGCGCTTGGTGCGGCGGTTTTGTTCCGACTGCCCCCTGCCGCGGCCACGGCTCTGGTGGTGTTGTTCAGCTGTCCACCAGCCCTGCACTCCTACATCCTGGCCAGCGAATACAGCACCTATGAACAGGAGTCTGACGGGATCATCCTGCTCTCCATTCTGATTTCGGTAATCTCCATCCCGGTCTTCATCTCTGCCTGCCAGCGGATCTGGGTGCTCAGCTGAGAGACGAGGCAACACTTCCGCCGGACACACGCTGCATGGGATCATCCGGTCTGGTTAGGCCCTCCCCATCCCATGCGCAGCAACGGTTGCGGCGACCTGCGCGAGCAGACCATCGACGAACAGGTGACGCTGTGCGGCTGGGTGGATCGACGCCGTGACCATGGAGGGGTTATCTTCATCGATTTGCGCGACCGCAGCGGCACGGTTCAGATCACCGTGGACCCGGATCTGGGGGCGGACGCTTTCGCCGTGGCGGAACACCTGCGCAGCGAGACCGTGCTCCAGGTGAACGGCAAGGTGCGGGCACGACCCGCTGAATCCCTCAACGTCAAGCTCGCGACCGGCGCCGTGGAGGTGCTGGCCAGCGGCATCACGGTGCTGAACAGCGTGAAGGGCAACCTGCCCTTCCCCGTCTCGGTGCATGACGAGGAGAACACCCGCGAAGAGCTGCGGCTGCGCCACCGCTATCTCGATCTGCGCCGCAAGCGCATGAACGACAACCTGCGGCTTCGGGCCCAGACGATCCAGGCCGCCCGACGCTTCCTGGAGGACGAGGGTTTCATTGAGGTGGAGACCCCGGTGCTCACCCGCTCCACCCCGGAAGGAGCCCGCGACTACGTGCTGCCCAGCCGGGTCTGCGGCGGCGAATGGTTCGCCCTGCCCCAGTCCCCCCAGTTGTTCAAACAGCTGCTGATGGTGGGCGGCATCGAGCGCTACTACCAGGTGGCCCGCTGTTTCCGCGACGAAGACCTGCGGGCCGACCGCCAGCCGGAATTCACCCAGCTGGACATCGAGATGAGCTTCATGGATCAGGAGGAGATCCTGGAGCTGAACGAATCCCTGATCTGCGCCATCTGGAAGGCGGTGAAAGGCATCGAGCTGCCGCGGCCCTTCCCCCGCATGACCTGGCACGACGCCATGGAGCGCTACGGCACCGACCGGCCCGACACCCGCTACGGCATGGAGCTCACCAACGTGAGCGACATCGTCCAGGACATGGGCTTCAAGGTGTTCAGCGGCGCCGTGAAATCCGGCGGCTCGGTGAAGTGCATCGCCGTTCCAGGGGGCAATGACGCCCTCTCCAACGTGCGGATCAAGCCCGGCGGCGATGTGTTCAGTGAAGCCCAGGCAGCCGGTGCCGGTGGTCTGGCCTTCATCCGGGTGCGAGACGGCGGGGAGATCGACACGATCGGCGCCATCAAGGACAACCTCAGCGACGAGCGAAAGCAGGAGCTGCTCAGCCGCACCGGCGCGGAACCCGGCACCCTGCTGCTGTTCGGCGCCGGCGACACCGCCACGGTGAACAAGGCCCTCGACCGGGTGCGCCAATACCTGGCCAGAGAGCTGGGCATGGTCAGGGCCGACCGGGACAACGACCAGTGGAACTTCCTCTGGGTGGTGGACTTCCCGATGTTCGAGTTCAACAGCGACGAGAACCGCTACGAGGCCCTGCACCACCCCTTCTGCGCCCCCAACACCGAGGATCTGGGCAGCGATGCCTCGCAGTGGGCCGACACCCTGCCGGGAGCCCGGGCCCAGGCCTACGACCTTGTGCTCAATGGCCTCGAGCTCGGTGGCGGCTCCCTGCGCATCCACGACTCCGCCCTGCAGCGCCAGGTGTTGCAGACGGTTGGCCTGCCCCTCGAGGAGGCCCAGGAGCAGTTCGGCTTCCTGATGGATGCTCTCGATGTGGGCGCGCCTCCCCACGGCGGCCTGGCCTTCGGTATCGACCGCATGGTGATGCTGCTGGCCGGCGAGGAATCAATCCGCGACACCATTGCCTTCCCGAAAACGCAGCAGGCCCGCTGCCTTATGACCAATGCCCCCGGGGGGGTCGCCGACAGGCAGCTGGAGGAGCTGCATGTGGCCAGCACCTGGATGGATCCTTCCGACGCAGATGTCTGAAACATCACGCAGGTGCAACAGATCCCGAAAGGATTCAGCGCTTTTCGGGCACTGATCGATCAGCCAGGGAACCCTGAGTTCATCACCTTCTCTCAGGAACGCACTTGCCCCGTCAAGGCCGACGGACCGGGGAAACCCGCGAACGCCGCTCCGGCACGACCGATCTTCTGCGGATGTACCTGCAGGACATCGGTCGCGTTGACCTGCTGACCAATGAAGAGGAGGTGACGCTGGCACGTCTGGTGCAACGGCGGGAAGCGCTTCTTCTGCAACAGCGCGATCTGGCATCGGGAGATGAGTCGATCGGTGAACTGCATCGCCTCGAGGAACTCCAGCGTCGCGAAGCGAATCAGCACAGTCACTGGCCAACAAAGCAGGAGTGGGCCCGTGCCGCGGGTCTGAGCCTCCCGGAACTGCAAAGCCGCATCGAAGCCGGTTACGAGGCCTGGGCACGACAGGCTGATCTGGCCCCGAAGGAGCTCAAGACGGCTCTGCGCAACGGGAGGCGGGCCAAGGACCACATGATCCAGGCCAATCTGCGCCTGGTGGTGGCGGTTGCCAAGAAATACCAGCAGCGCGGTATGGAGCTGCTGGATCTCGTTCAGGAGGGGACGCTGGGTCTCGAACGCGCCGTCGAGAAATTCGACCCCACCCGCGGGTTCCGGTTCAGCACCTATGCGTACTGGTGGATCCGCCAGGGCATCACCCGGGCCATCGCCACCCAGAGCCGCACGATCCGGCTGCCGGTTCATGTCACCGAAAAACTCAACCGGATCAAACGTGTTCAACAGGAAATCGCCAGCAATGAGGGCCGGATCGCTTCCATTGCTGATCTCGCCCGTGAGTTGGGCATCAGTGAGGAAACTGTCCGCCAGACCCTCGCCCGCGTTCCACGCTCCGTGTCACTGGACACCCGGGTGGGACGGGATCAGGACACCCAGCTCGGTGATCTGATCGAGGACGGCAAGGCCACGCCGGAGCAGACCCTGACCCACGATGAGCTCCACAACGACCTCGA from the Synechococcus sp. KORDI-100 genome contains:
- a CDS encoding dienelactone hydrolase family protein codes for the protein MRIEQQTIGLTVDESLMRVHVARPTGDGPHPGIVFYSDIYQLGDPMLRLAKRLAGYGFLVAAPEIFHRLEPPGTVLQPDAMGRLRGNDDARRTAITAYDADTEALLQWLATDRDVDADQLGAMGFCIRGHLAFRAALHAEVKATACLYPTGLQNGQLGRGVADSLQRVAEIQGALFTVFGTEDPHVPPEAHEQILQALSGLRHETHLYEANHTFMRDEGWRWDPELADRAWAAAIRFLRHELVEA
- the mazG gene encoding nucleoside triphosphate pyrophosphohydrolase; its protein translation is MAESSSAALLKLIDVVARLRDPSDGCPWDLEQTHRSLAPYVLEEAHEVADAIRHGDDDHLCEELGDLLLQVVLHAQIASENQRFDLAQVADAISAKLIRRHPHVFGGEPRSWEAIKAEEQAQNGTDSASPLSDLLAKKVRGQPALAGAMTISKKAAKAGFEWENLSGVWDKVSEELAELQEAIASGNSQHAQEELGDALFTLVNVARWCGIDPEEGLAGTNRRFLDRFSRVESALGGDLQGRSLKELEVLWQQAKADIRSKTMGPEG
- a CDS encoding cyclic nucleotide-binding domain-containing protein → MQASTTKATPLQLFLDHPEGDRLTFPTGSLVYRQGEPVQAVYVIQRGLVELSIGPRNRIRYGLGELFFYRDLVETSELHSCDARALTPLSLIRLNRASFLTLIHKHPTLVLDLLGRQHARLREQRIDASHFY
- a CDS encoding metal-binding protein, with the protein product MASGRNHDRATSLIFLPFGLLLGLLMGHWCGLIGGFAFLVGGLWLSPDLDTRSNALHRWGPLAFLWWPYRRSLRHRSVWSHGPLVGTTGRLLLLAAWLWCLLTVIPGADWSTCLGWITRWFQAQPQQTLAMLIGLEASVWLHLILDGDPYPVEWHQSRRQ
- a CDS encoding DUF3303 domain-containing protein gives rise to the protein MARFMIHWCAPDPTNEKYTQAIVDYIKGGKPMDEYAGFKVLARQIHPHLGGGVLLVEADNLAAVQKHTYPWTKGLGVTATITPGLSDEEYVELEESMSS
- the speB gene encoding agmatinase; protein product: MNDLFDTDGTIFMGAQRNPDHCQVGLFGVPYDGTTSFRPGTRFGPAAIREVSQGLESYCPQLDRDLDDIAFADLGAVEIPFGAPQPVVDAVLKATQAVLSKGLKPLILGGEHSISSGAVEAVAAKHPDLVLLQLDAHADLRETWLGARHSHACAMRRCLDVLPSGDLLQLSIRSGTREEFQELRRTGRLIANAQSLETALVPWRGRPLYLTVDLDWFDPSVLPGTGTPEPGGYHWQDFADVIDVLKRHRLVAADVVELAPQLDSSGVSSVLAAKVCRSLLLLLGSDPTPI
- the speE gene encoding polyamine aminopropyltransferase, producing MSGWIDEEHRGVRYGLAGEVLIEEISPFQRITVVSSERYGRGLMLDGCWMTAEGQERQYHEALVHPALCSAASLERVLVIGGGDGGTARECLRHGDVKQLDLVEIDARVVELSRLHLAAIGGGAWNDPRLQLTIGDGIAWVANAPADSYDVILVDGSDPAGPAEGLFNQVFFEHCRRILRPGGVFATQSESPEAFRDVHLAMVRLIREVFGHADPLYGWVPMYPSGMWSWTFAAVDGPRYRQPHAGRAKHVADGCELWSPRWQEGAFLAMPAFIERELNRQR
- the arfB gene encoding alternative ribosome rescue aminoacyl-tRNA hydrolase ArfB: MVQDLIVDERITIPARDLQWRFSRASGPGGQGVNTTDSRVELMLDLDTCSGLGPFRLACLKERLTPRLVDGCLRVVVAEERSQWRNRQLAMDRLATLLRQALKPLPAQRKATRPGRGAVKRRLEAKKKRGELKRQRRQRPRLDE